Proteins encoded together in one Impatiens glandulifera chromosome 1, dImpGla2.1, whole genome shotgun sequence window:
- the LOC124920315 gene encoding extensin-2-like, with product MVTSWPLALLCALAISFMATQVVADYDYSSPPPYVYSSPPPPPYLYKSPPPPPYVYKSPPPPPYVYSSPPPPPYVYKSPPPPPYVYSSPPPPPYVYKSPPPPPYVYKSPPPPPYVYSSPPPPPYVYKSPPPPPYVYSSPPPPPYVYKSPPPPPYVYSSPPPPPYVYKSPPPPPYVYSSPPPPPYVYKSPPPPPYVYKSPPPPPYVYSSPPPPPYVYKSPPPPPYVYKSPPPPPYVYKSPPPPPYVYKSPPPPPYVYSSPPPPPYVYKSPPPPPYVYKSPPPPPYVYKSPPPPPYVYKSPPPPPYVYSSPPPPPYVYKSPPPPPYVYKSPPPPPYVYKSPPPPPYVYSSPPPPPYVYKSPPPPPYVYKSPPPPPYVYKSPPPPPYVYSSPPPPPYVYKSPPPPPYVYKSPPPPPYVYKSPPPPPYVYSSPPPPPYVYKSPPPPPYVYKSPPPPPYVYKSPPPPPYVYSSPPPPPYVYKSPPPPPYVYKSPPPPPYVYKSPPPPPYVYSSPPPPYVYKSPPPPPYVYSSPPPPPYVYKSPPPPPYVYKSPPPPPIYYK from the coding sequence ATGGTCACTTCTTGGCCATTGGCACTATTATGTGCCTTGGCAATATCTTTCATGGCCACTCAAGTAGTGGCTGACTATGATTATTCGTCACCGCCACCATATGTTTATTCATCCCCGCCACCACCGCCTTATCTGTACAAATCACCGCCACCACCACCATATGTATACAAGTCTCCACCTCCACCACCCTATGTCTATTCatcgccgccgccgccaccCTATGTAtacaagtctccaccaccaccaccttaCGTCTACTCGTCACCGCCACCACCTCCATATGTTTACAaatctcctcctccaccacccTATGTATACAagtctcctccaccaccaccatatGTCTACTCTTCACCGCCACCACCTCCATATGTATACAAGTCTCCGCCTCCACCACCCTATGTCTACTcttcaccaccaccacctccatATGTATACAAGTCTCCGCCCCCACCACCCTATGTTTACTcttcaccaccaccacctccatATGTATACAAGTCCCCACCCCCACCACCTTATGTTTACtcttctccaccaccaccaccctatgtatacaagtctccaccaccaccaccctaTGTATACAAATCTCCACCTCCACCACCTTATGTATACTCAtccccaccaccaccaccatacGTATATAAGTCGCCACCACCACCACCCTATGTAtacaagtctccaccaccaccaccctaTGTATAcaaatctccaccaccaccaccctaTGTATACAAATCTCCACCTCCACCACCTTATGTATACTCAtccccaccaccaccaccatacGTATATAAGTCGCCACCACCACCACCCTATGTAtacaagtctccaccaccaccaccctaTGTATAcaaatctccaccaccaccaccctaTGTATACAAATCTCCACCTCCACCACCTTATGTCTACTCATCCCCACCACCACCACCCTATGTAtacaagtctccaccaccaccaccctaTGTATAcaaatctccaccaccaccaccctaTGTATACAAATCTCCACCTCCACCACCTTATGTCTATTCAtccccaccaccaccaccatatgTATATAAGTCGCCACCACCACCACCCTATGTAtacaagtctccaccaccaccaccttaTGTATACAAATCTCCACCTCCACCACCCTATGTCTACTcgtctccaccaccaccaccctaTGTATACAAATCTCCACCCCCACCACCTTATGTATACAAATCACCACCCCCACCACCTTATGTATACAAATCTCCACCTCCACCACCCTATGTCTACTcgtctccaccaccaccaccctaTGTATACAAATCTCCACCCCCACCACCTTATGTATACAAATCACCACCCCCACCACCTTATGTATACAAATCTCCACCTCCACCACCCTATGTCTACTcgtctccaccaccaccaccctaTGTATACAAATCTCCACCCCCACCACCTTATGTATACAAATCACCACCCCCACCACCTTATGTATACAAATCTCCACCTCCACCACCGTATGTTTACtcatctccaccaccaccatatGTATACAAGTCTCCACCTCCACCACCCTATGTCTACTcttcaccaccaccacctccatATGTATACAAATCTCCACCACCCCCACCATATGTATACAAgtctcctccaccacctccaATCTATTATAAGTGA
- the LOC124912369 gene encoding extensin-2-like translates to MSTKEPFKPPPPPYVYKSPPPPPYVYSSPPPPPYSPPPPPYVYSSPPPPPYVYKSPPPPPYVYSSPPPPLYVYKSPPPPPYVYSSPPPPPYVYKSPPPPPYFYSSPPPPPYVYKSPPPPPYVYSSPPPPPYLYKSPPPLPYVYSSPPPPPYLYKSPPPPPYVYSSPPPPIYYK, encoded by the exons ATGTCAACCAAGGAACCCTTCAAGCCACCACCTCCACCCTATGTATACAAATCTCCACCTCCACCACCCTATGTCTACTCAtccccaccaccaccaccatac tctccaccaccaccaccctaTGTCTACTcgtctccaccaccaccaccctaTGTATAcaaatctccaccaccaccaccttaTGTCTACTCATCTCCACCGCCACCACTCTATGTATACAAATCTCCACCCCCACCACCTTATGTCTACTCATCTCCACCGCCACCACCCTATGTATACAAGTCTCCACCTCCACCACCCTATTTCTACTCTTCACCACCGCCACCACCCTATGTATACAAGTCTCCACCTCCACCACCTTATGTCTACtcatctcctccaccaccaccatatTTATACAAGTCTCCACCTCCACTACCATATGTCTACTcgtcaccaccaccacctccatATTTATACAAGTCTCCACCTCCACCACCATATGTATACTCTTCGCCGCCACCTCCAATCTATTATAAGTGA